Sequence from the Peromyscus maniculatus bairdii isolate BWxNUB_F1_BW_parent chromosome 11, HU_Pman_BW_mat_3.1, whole genome shotgun sequence genome:
TTTCCTGTGGTGACAGGCTAATGGCGTGTGCACCAGAGTTCATCTTGAGTCCACAGATGGGGGCtatgaggagcaagaaaagaggTGGTGTCTAGGGGTGTGGAGCATCTGGCCTGCGGAGCACAGTTCCTAGGGAAGTCATTTCCTGATCCGATACTTAGCTCGCCTTGTCCTTGTAGGTATCAGGTTTGTCTGGAGACCCCCTTAAGGGTGAGCATCACCTTTATGGATGCTGCCTATATCAACATCACAACAGCCATAGAGCCCGGCAGCTCCCAGATCAGAAGAATGAATGCCCACACCACAGAGGTCTGGTGGCCAACAGAAGTTTGCAACAGAAGAATGGTGCATTCTTCACCAGGGAAGGGTAGAGCTGGAGTGTAAGATGTGGCCAGGGAAAGGCTGGCTTTTCCACATGGTGGAAACGTCAATCCCGGATTGACAGTGCATCACCTGAAAAGTCCTGTCTAGTTTCTGAGAGTGTTTTCCAACATCTTCTGCGCCCGATACACAGCCTGGATTTGGAAACATGAGTGTGGCCCGGGGTGGATCTGGGACATGTCGACTTGCGGTCCACATTTGTGACAAGGACACTGTTAGCCCTAAGAGATGCATTTGCTGCTGACAGGGACACCAGGCAGAGTGTGAGTGAGCTCGACAGAAGTGGCGGTGGTGTGACCCAGGGACAAGGATGCTCAGGGTTGAGCTGCATCTTGCCCTGGTGAGTTCACTGCTTGTCAGAGTCACTCAGGTTCACGGACATGCACCGACAATGCTTCACTTTCTGGATTTTCTTGATTCGAAAAGGAGGGTCGAGCCCGGGGCAGTCAAGCTCCACGATGACCGAGGTGACACGCTGGGGCTTGCAGAAGGCGCAGGATTGGaaggagtcctcctccttcttcacgTGCCGCGGGATGTAGAAGGAGTTGCATTGGCCATAGCAGAAGCGGTTGAGGATGGTGCGGCTGCGGCATCCCTCCTCGCTCACCGTCTGCCGCAGCGGCTGCGTCTTGCACCAGTCACTCTTGAGGTACTTGCGCTCGGTGACCACGAGGGCCTCCTGGCTGGAGGCCAGCACCTCCTTGATCTGGTGATGCCATCTCTCCGAGTTGTTGCTGCTGCCATCCTTGTACGGTGAGGGGATGGCGCCCGCAGGCCGGTTCTTTCGGGCTTCAGCTACCTTTACCAGCATAGCCACTAGGAGCAAGGTCAGTGAGAGCTTCCAGAACATCCTGCCAAGAGAAAACAGTTGGTTGAGAAGGGTTATCTAGTGACCATCCATCTTTCCTCTTAGTGTTTATGGCTGGACTCCCAGAGATGTTGAAGTCTGACATGACTGTTAAGTACCACGGCAGGCAACTGTGACTATGATACACAGTACCCAACAGCGAGTACATTATAGCACTATTGGAAGAAGGCTGTgatgtggtttgaataggaagcatCCCTTGTAGCTTATGTTGTTTGAACACTTGGGTCCCAACTGGTAAGGCTTCAGTGACGGAAATGAGTCACTGGGGGATAGCCGGtgtgctacttcctgtctgctctttcctccctcaCTACTGAAGAGCACTACTTGTGTTCCCACTACCATCCCTTCCCTGTAGAGGCAGGCCACATCCCTTCGTacactgtaagccaaaataaacccttcctgccTTAAGAGATGGCTaagtcaggcattttgtcacaacaacaagaaaaagatcATTGATACAGCAGTAAGTTGAATGATggcagaaaaattaaaaccagtaGTGTTGACATAGCCCAAAGCCAAGGTACATTAGTAGCAATAATAGCACCCAGCATTTACTCTATGGGTGAGCGCAGTGTGGGTTAATGCTGCCTTTGAGCCTCTTCACAGCTCATTTGAGTCTTGAAATAGTCTTAGACTTTACCTACTGTTGATTCCCTACTTTATAATGAAGTAAACTGAGGCCCACAGATTTCTGAGCCCTTGGTCCCAGATTGCGTTCTTTAAATTCTAAGCTCATACAGTCATTTAGCATTAGAATAACTACAATTTATTGGTTCTCAAGATATATCAGaatattttctgtttgctttcatgTGTAAATGTAATTAACAACCAGAGTTGCATTAAGTAGGTATGACTGCTTTCCCAATTTCATGGATGAGGAAACAGGCTTGGAAAGGCTATGCAACTTGCCAAAATCACAAAGCCTGTATGGGAAGCATTTGAATCCAGGCATCCCAGCTCTGTCATCGAGGCTTCCCTGAATGTAGCTATCTCTCTCTTATACAGTTATGTTAAAAATGCCTATGCTAAATCACAGTGTGTATCACTGTTACTAGTCCAGGTCTAAGTGACTAGTGACTTTGTAAAACATTCCAGAGATGATTCCTTCTGTCATCAAGTGTTCCTGGAGAACTGATCCTAGCGTAAACACTATCAGGAGCTCTGTCAATACCAGTATTTTCCTGTTACAGTTGTGTGGTCAGACATCCCTCAGATTCCATGTGAGTGCCCCAAAGTTTGCATGTGGTGGATCCTTCAAGAGATAAAACCTGGTAGGAAGCATTTTAAGTCATTGTGGATATGCCCTTGAAAGAGAGTGTGGGACCAGTGtctgtcttctcctcctcttcttccccactttctctctccttaattaatttatttattttacatcctgatgcagtttctcctccctcccctctgcctagtccctcccctctcctcccctctgcctagtccctcccctctcctccccactgcctcccacctctccatccactcttcctccatttctattcagaaaagggcagtccTCCCATGGATAGcgacaaaacatggcatatcaagttgtagtaacactaagcaccttgccttgtattaaggctgggcaaggcaacccagtataaggAATAGGGCCCCCAAAaccagcaaaagagtcagggacagctgttaggagtcccacaagaagattaAGCTACATGACTGTCagatatatgcagagggcctaggttagtcCAATGTAAACTAGAGACCAACATCTGAACCCATAGGACCCTCAGCTACTTCAGagaccacacacagacatagccAGAACTTCAGCCCCAAACTTGTGCATCAACCCCCTGCTGGACCAGAGGTCATCCAAGACATCAGAAGTCCAGCCCCCAATGGGGACAGACTCTCTACTTCACCTCAGGTCATGGGAtccagaagaccaaagaggaaagagaaactaaGGAAGAAAGCACCCACCCaataaagacaaatccagaaattggcacctagacctataatcactccaAATCCAGATGCCCCAACGTAAGTATAAGAACACAAATGACAATAGCTGggacaatatgtcaccaccagagacCAGCCACCCCACTACAACAAGTtgccttctctttctcattcATTTCTGGGCTGTAAATAAAGCAAGCAGCTTTCTCTGCTGCACACCCCTCCCTTGATCTGGCACTTCTCCATAGATTCATCTATGGAACTAAACcttccaaactgtgagccaaagaagacttttctttgctgtgggatgttctgtatgtcaaatatgttgctctgattggttaataaataaaacactgattgaccagtagccaggcaggaagtataggcaggacaagcagagaagagaattctgggaagtggaaggctgaggcagagagatgctgccagacgctgccgccatgacaagaaagatgtaaggtaccggtaagccatgagccacgtggcaaagtatagattaatagaaatgggttaatttaagatataaaaactagataacaagaagcctgagccattaggccaaacagtttacaATAAtacaagcatctgagtgattattttataagtgggctgtcggactgctgggcttggtgggacctggagagaaaactctagctacatttcttccttttacatTATCTCAAGTACTTTGTTTTAGTAAAAGAAAACGAACTAATGATGAGACCCATAGTCACAGAGGATGTGAAAGTATGAGGGAAATGCACCTATTGTACTTGAAGATGAAGCAGGAAGAGTCCGGGTCATTTAAAGTCTAGGGCAGAGGAGCCTCTCAAAATCTGAAAAGGacgggctgaggagatggctttgCGGGAAGGTGCTTCCTGtaaaagcatgaagacctggggTTAGATCCACAGAAACTGTGTAAAGAAAAGCCTGGCATtgaggcacacacctgtgacttccaggctagagggcagagaaaggaggaaccAGGGCTTACTGGGTAGCCGATCTAGCTAATCactgagccccaggttcagtgagatccattctcaaaagataaggtagggaagaaaaacccaaaaagaatgTGTCCTGGTGGTGGTGCTACCAGAAACACTGGGTAATATGTTAGAGAGTATGGATGACATTGACCAACAGGAAGGAACATTGAAGAAccaagagaggggaaaaaaggtttGCTTTTTCCTGTTATAAAAACATTTGTACACCacaattattaaatttttaagtcCAAGCTTCTTTTAAGGGCTCTTCTCACGCCTCCTTGGTTCCACACATGCAGTGTTATGTGAATCTGGCCACACTTCCAGCAGCCCCATGGCAAGAGTTGAGACTTGGATTTGCTCAGCTTTTTGTATCTGTGGAGTGATTTGTGATCTCAATAGCCTCTTAAAAGGAGAGTCTTTGGGttctattttaataatttccaAAATTATTAACATTCTgagtaaacaaaaccaaaagtttTCAAGTCTCAGCCAGGAAAGATTTATGGTCAGCCTCGTCCTCTGCTCCTAGCTCCAGCGACAGCTTATGGTGGACTCTTGGTAGGCTCAAAGTGCATGCTTTCTCCTTCAGCAGCTTCTCACTGTTGTCAGGGAGAAGAGAGCTAAAACATGCTCAGATCGATTTGGGGCAGAAACTCTTCGTGTGAACAATATTCGATGTGGTGATTAGTAACAGGCATTCTTTGAACACTTTAAAAGAGCATGCAAACATCTGGCACCCACCCCTGGAAGCTGTGTCTCCCAAGAACTGAGGAAGTAAAGCAAACTTCCAATTTTTAGGAAAGGGAAAGATACTGATGAAATCTGTACAATTGGAGCCAAGTCTGgctctcctctccatcccctccctccctctctctctctctctctttctctctctgtctctctctctctttctctgtctctctcactctctctgtgtaTCACATAATCTCATTTCTCCTTCACATGTAGCAATAAGAAGCTGGCCAAGGACTTGGCATCCCAGTGCCAGGACAGGTAAGCCAGTTGCTTACCTCTTTGGCTACAATGACTCCTGGGAGGTGTCCTTATTACTTTAGGGGCAGCT
This genomic interval carries:
- the Grem2 gene encoding gremlin-2 isoform X2, coding for MFWKLSLTLLLVAMLVKVAEARKNRPAGAIPSPYKDGSSNNSERWHHQIKEVLASSQEALVVTERKYLKSDWCKTQPLRQTVSEEGCRSRTILNRFCYGQCNSFYIPRHVKKEEDSFQSCAFCKPQRVTSVIVELDCPGLDPPFRIKKIQKVKHCRCMSVNLSDSDKQ
- the Grem2 gene encoding gremlin-2 isoform X1 gives rise to the protein MGEDLSVHDQRQVPFSILSLLVNREGKKAYQMKGQLRMFWKLSLTLLLVAMLVKVAEARKNRPAGAIPSPYKDGSSNNSERWHHQIKEVLASSQEALVVTERKYLKSDWCKTQPLRQTVSEEGCRSRTILNRFCYGQCNSFYIPRHVKKEEDSFQSCAFCKPQRVTSVIVELDCPGLDPPFRIKKIQKVKHCRCMSVNLSDSDKQ